Proteins encoded together in one Deinococcus sp. Marseille-Q6407 window:
- the cdd gene encoding cytidine deaminase, with amino-acid sequence MTHNQTGSDQSANALNLTPDPQLLEAAQVAFKQAYAPYSRFHVGAALRSEGGQIYFGANVENASYGLTRCAEQSAVQSMASRGERGFSDLVVYSEAEPPASPCGACRQILFEFSPEAKVVCVNHKGDIISGLVRDFLPHGFRLEDDGAGADTQG; translated from the coding sequence ATGACCCACAACCAGACCGGCTCGGACCAATCGGCCAACGCCCTGAACCTGACCCCCGACCCGCAGCTGCTGGAAGCGGCCCAGGTGGCCTTCAAGCAGGCCTACGCGCCCTACAGCCGCTTTCATGTGGGCGCCGCGCTGCGCAGTGAGGGCGGACAGATTTACTTCGGCGCCAACGTGGAAAATGCTTCTTACGGCCTGACGCGCTGCGCCGAGCAGAGTGCCGTGCAGAGCATGGCCAGCCGGGGTGAGCGCGGCTTCAGCGACCTGGTGGTGTACTCGGAAGCCGAGCCGCCCGCCAGCCCCTGCGGCGCCTGCCGGCAGATTCTGTTCGAGTTCTCGCCCGAGGCAAAAGTCGTCTGCGTGAACCACAAGGGCGACATCATCAGCGGGCTGGTGCGCGATTTCCTGCCGCACGGCTTCCGCCTGGAAGACGACGGGGCCGGCGCAGACACGCAGGGCTAA
- a CDS encoding ComEA family DNA-binding protein: protein MRPPPQEQFWTALLAAGVLLLGGLTLWPLALPAAHVPQVVRQHLPPPTAAEASGNPAPEYPQTASVTPLISGRLNLNAATREQLEALPEIGPALAERIEAARPLHSLADLDRVKGIGPAALKQLAPLVKFD, encoded by the coding sequence ATGCGCCCGCCGCCGCAAGAACAGTTCTGGACCGCGCTGCTGGCGGCCGGGGTGTTGCTGCTGGGCGGGCTGACGCTCTGGCCGCTGGCGCTGCCTGCCGCGCATGTTCCGCAGGTGGTGCGCCAGCATTTGCCCCCGCCCACGGCCGCCGAGGCCAGCGGCAACCCGGCGCCGGAATACCCACAGACCGCCAGCGTGACCCCGCTGATTTCCGGCCGGCTGAACCTGAACGCGGCCACCCGTGAGCAGCTCGAAGCCCTGCCGGAAATCGGCCCAGCGCTGGCCGAACGCATCGAGGCGGCGCGGCCCCTGCACTCGCTGGCCGACCTCGACCGGGTGAAGGGCATCGGCCCGGCGGCCCTGAAACAGCTGGCGCCGCTGGTGAAGTTTGACTAG
- a CDS encoding DNA internalization-related competence protein ComEC/Rec2, with the protein MTRSAGPAAAPALEDVQPALRLGWPLYALLGVLGALLPALGYGWAWALWPLTLGLAAWERRPWGLAVALALGALAFASLSAVQARPDPLRPWLGAQVTLRGDWDGQFLTLHDPPARVALSPRPSQRRGQLTVRGRLLPPRERSVPGGFDQAAWLRSQGGLLTLAPTAVLAGAEVKAAQPPDTLKGWVQGWFESGWQSLSPRAEALLRGAELGDRSDLNEMALSPSYTVRDAFTRSGLTHLLALSGQHVTLLVGVLTLLLVRLPLPAWGRYAVPAAFVLVYLGMIVNTSPSVVRAGVTGLLGLAALGLGRGRLDAPSLVALVAAALLIFYPLWAVTPGFQLSFLAVAGLLLLPRVLARLPAGWNRPGLPLWLSGSVAVTLLAQAATLPLTAGAFGGVPLSSLPANLLAGPLMSLLIPLGFLAGALGPLGALLKWPLEWLSGALLAVAEFFGRWPVLPWGAVGPAGFFAYGLAALAGLLWLRGRVRAPAALATLLACMLLTALPPRLSPARQLVFLDVGQGDATLIQTPELRMLVDGGGTPHGDYDLSRTTVPALHSLGVHALDVVVATHSDADHIEGLSGVLRALPVGELWIGQRDQESRNLAALLAVARERGVPVREVRRGDRVQAGQLRVDVLWPAGQVWSTEPNENSVALRLTATGPDGRAFRAALLGDLPAPLEYGIGLGRVDLLKTPHHGSKHSTSAELLRETGARDAVISVGFNTFGHPSHEVLDRLNAAGTRVWRTDRQGTVIWPLP; encoded by the coding sequence TTGACTAGGTCAGCTGGCCCGGCGGCAGCCCCGGCGCTGGAGGACGTGCAGCCGGCGCTGCGGCTGGGCTGGCCGCTCTATGCGCTGCTGGGCGTGCTGGGTGCCTTGCTGCCAGCCCTGGGCTACGGCTGGGCTTGGGCGCTGTGGCCGCTGACGCTGGGCCTGGCCGCCTGGGAGCGGCGACCCTGGGGGCTGGCGGTGGCCCTAGCGCTGGGTGCATTGGCGTTTGCTTCGCTGAGTGCGGTGCAGGCCCGCCCCGATCCCCTGCGGCCCTGGTTGGGCGCCCAGGTTACGCTGCGCGGCGACTGGGACGGACAATTCCTGACCCTGCACGACCCGCCGGCCCGGGTGGCGCTCTCGCCCCGGCCCTCTCAGCGGCGCGGTCAGCTGACGGTGCGTGGCCGCCTGCTGCCGCCGCGTGAGCGCAGCGTGCCGGGCGGTTTCGATCAGGCGGCCTGGCTGCGCTCGCAAGGTGGCCTGCTGACCCTGGCCCCCACAGCGGTGCTGGCCGGCGCCGAGGTCAAGGCCGCGCAGCCGCCGGATACCCTGAAAGGCTGGGTGCAGGGCTGGTTCGAATCCGGCTGGCAGAGCCTCAGCCCCCGCGCCGAGGCCCTGCTGCGCGGCGCCGAGCTGGGCGACCGCTCGGACCTGAACGAGATGGCACTGTCGCCCAGCTACACCGTGCGCGACGCTTTTACCCGCTCGGGGCTGACCCACCTGCTGGCCCTGAGTGGGCAGCACGTGACCCTGCTGGTGGGCGTGCTGACATTGCTGCTGGTGCGGCTGCCGCTGCCGGCCTGGGGGCGCTACGCGGTTCCGGCTGCCTTCGTGCTGGTGTATCTGGGCATGATCGTGAACACCTCGCCCAGCGTGGTGCGGGCGGGAGTGACTGGCCTGCTGGGGCTGGCTGCGCTGGGCCTGGGGCGCGGCCGGCTGGACGCTCCGTCGCTGGTGGCGCTGGTGGCTGCCGCGCTACTAATTTTTTATCCGCTGTGGGCCGTCACGCCGGGATTCCAGCTGTCATTTCTGGCGGTAGCGGGGTTGTTGCTGTTGCCGCGGGTGCTGGCCCGCCTGCCGGCCGGCTGGAACCGGCCCGGCCTGCCGCTGTGGCTGAGTGGCAGTGTGGCCGTGACCCTGCTGGCCCAGGCCGCCACCTTGCCGCTAACCGCTGGTGCGTTCGGAGGTGTGCCGCTGTCCTCGCTGCCGGCCAATCTGCTGGCCGGGCCGCTGATGTCCCTGCTGATTCCGCTGGGCTTCCTGGCCGGCGCGCTGGGGCCGCTGGGCGCGCTGCTGAAATGGCCGCTGGAGTGGCTCAGCGGCGCGCTGCTGGCGGTGGCGGAGTTCTTCGGCCGCTGGCCGGTGCTGCCCTGGGGTGCGGTGGGGCCGGCCGGTTTTTTCGCTTATGGGCTGGCAGCCCTGGCGGGCCTGCTGTGGTTGCGCGGCCGGGTACGGGCGCCCGCCGCTCTGGCGACGCTGCTGGCCTGCATGCTGCTGACAGCCCTGCCGCCCCGGCTCAGTCCGGCGCGGCAGCTGGTGTTTCTGGATGTGGGCCAGGGCGACGCCACCCTGATTCAGACCCCCGAACTGCGGATGCTGGTGGACGGCGGCGGCACCCCACACGGCGACTACGACCTCAGCCGCACCACGGTCCCGGCGCTGCACTCGCTGGGTGTTCACGCGCTGGACGTAGTGGTGGCGACCCATTCCGACGCCGACCATATCGAAGGGCTCAGTGGCGTGCTGCGGGCCCTGCCGGTGGGCGAACTGTGGATCGGGCAGCGTGACCAAGAGAGCCGCAATCTGGCCGCGCTGCTGGCGGTGGCCCGGGAACGCGGCGTGCCGGTGCGCGAGGTGCGGCGCGGTGACCGCGTGCAGGCGGGGCAGCTGCGGGTGGACGTGCTGTGGCCGGCCGGGCAGGTCTGGAGCACCGAGCCGAACGAGAACAGCGTGGCCCTGCGCCTGACCGCCACCGGGCCGGATGGCCGGGCGTTCCGGGCCGCGCTGCTGGGCGACCTGCCGGCGCCGCTGGAATACGGCATTGGGCTGGGGCGGGTGGACCTGCTGAAAACCCCGCACCACGGCAGCAAGCACAGCACCTCGGCAGAACTGCTGCGCGAGACCGGGGCGCGGGACGCCGTGATCAGCGTGGGGTTCAATACCTTCGGGCACCCCAGCCACGAGGTGCTGGACCGGCTGAACGCGGCCGGCACCCGGGTGTGGCGCACCGACCGCCAGGGCACCGTGATCTGGCCGCTGCCCTAG
- a CDS encoding M20/M25/M40 family metallo-hydrolase — MRHLSLLSLGVLSAALLSGCQQPSATAPGAPRGEQAMRHLRYLNDTIGTRVQGTAAEDQARAYIAAQLRDMGYQPQVQPFEITRKNKAGETRQVKSANVMAVQPGKSEQEIVVVAHLDSVAAGLGADDNASGVGVLLEAAQALHGQQLPYTVRFLAVGAEEGYSDGVQNGFRNDGINGSSFYVGQLSPEALHKTLFVVNLDSLAAGDFLNVYGSEGADGYVRDAALQLGQRLGYDLQTSPGLADEFPAGSTGDWSDHAPFAAKGIPYAYFEATNWSLGDKDGYTQTVKHGGIWHTAKDNLAFLNREFPGRTEAHLKAFSDVLIHLLEAPPTR, encoded by the coding sequence ATGCGTCATCTTTCCCTTCTGTCTCTCGGTGTGCTGAGTGCGGCCCTGCTGAGCGGCTGCCAGCAGCCATCCGCCACTGCGCCCGGCGCTCCACGCGGTGAGCAGGCCATGCGCCACCTGCGCTACCTCAACGACACCATCGGCACCCGGGTGCAGGGCACCGCCGCCGAGGACCAGGCCCGCGCCTATATCGCCGCGCAGCTGCGGGACATGGGCTACCAGCCGCAAGTACAGCCTTTTGAAATCACCCGGAAAAACAAGGCCGGCGAGACGCGGCAGGTGAAATCCGCCAACGTGATGGCGGTGCAGCCGGGCAAGTCGGAACAGGAAATCGTCGTGGTGGCGCATCTGGACAGCGTGGCAGCCGGCCTCGGTGCCGATGACAATGCCTCAGGCGTGGGCGTTCTGCTGGAAGCGGCCCAGGCGCTGCATGGGCAGCAGCTGCCTTACACCGTCCGCTTCCTGGCGGTCGGCGCCGAGGAGGGTTACAGTGACGGCGTCCAGAACGGCTTTCGCAACGACGGCATCAACGGCTCCAGCTTTTATGTGGGGCAGCTGAGCCCTGAAGCGCTGCACAAGACGCTGTTCGTGGTCAATCTCGACAGCCTGGCCGCCGGCGATTTCCTGAATGTTTACGGCTCGGAGGGCGCAGACGGGTACGTGCGTGACGCCGCCTTGCAACTCGGCCAGCGCCTGGGCTACGACCTGCAGACCAGCCCCGGCCTAGCGGATGAGTTCCCGGCCGGCAGCACCGGCGACTGGAGCGACCATGCACCCTTTGCCGCCAAAGGCATTCCCTACGCCTATTTCGAGGCGACCAACTGGTCCCTGGGCGATAAGGACGGCTACACCCAGACTGTGAAGCACGGCGGCATCTGGCACACCGCGAAGGACAACCTGGCTTTCCTGAACCGCGAGTTCCCGGGCCGCACCGAAGCCCACCTGAAAGCTTTCAGCGATGTCTTGATTCATCTGCTGGAAGCGCCGCCTACTCGCTGA
- the mutY gene encoding A/G-specific adenine glycosylase, with amino-acid sequence MPAADTGSASIELTPLRAALLHWFDHAGRDLPWRVGPEGGRDPYRVWVAEILLQQTQVVRGWPYYVRFLETFPTVEALAAAPQDAVLKAWEGCGYYARARNLHRAAGVVAREGGFPSTYDGWLALPGVGPYTGAAVSSLAYGEARAVSDGNVRRVLARLWGERQPTERWVQAQADALLDPGRPAAWNEAVMDLGATVCTPKAPDCPACPLREWCAAYASGEPTAYPAPKRRAEARTVRAVALLVGDAEQALLEQRQGTLLGGLYGLPLEEVRPDETGGAALARLQARLQLSSAAPALLGEVRHGMTHRRLEVEVYRLDAAQAPRPLDRVADAALSRLDHKALALLQGPQRLL; translated from the coding sequence GTGCCGGCTGCTGATACTGGTTCGGCATCAATCGAACTGACCCCCCTGCGCGCGGCGCTGCTGCACTGGTTCGACCACGCCGGGCGCGACCTGCCCTGGCGGGTGGGCCCTGAAGGCGGGCGCGACCCCTACCGGGTCTGGGTGGCCGAGATTCTGCTGCAACAGACCCAGGTGGTCCGTGGCTGGCCGTACTATGTACGCTTTCTAGAGACTTTTCCCACAGTTGAGGCACTCGCCGCCGCCCCGCAGGACGCCGTACTGAAAGCCTGGGAAGGCTGCGGCTATTACGCCCGCGCCCGTAACCTGCACCGGGCGGCCGGTGTGGTGGCGCGCGAGGGGGGCTTTCCCAGCACCTACGACGGCTGGCTGGCCCTGCCGGGGGTGGGACCTTACACGGGGGCGGCGGTGAGCAGCCTGGCTTACGGCGAGGCCCGCGCGGTGAGTGACGGCAACGTGCGCCGGGTGCTGGCCCGGCTCTGGGGTGAGCGGCAGCCCACGGAGCGCTGGGTGCAGGCCCAGGCCGACGCCCTGCTGGACCCGGGCCGTCCCGCCGCCTGGAATGAGGCGGTGATGGACCTGGGCGCCACCGTCTGCACCCCCAAAGCCCCGGATTGCCCGGCCTGTCCACTGCGCGAGTGGTGCGCGGCTTATGCCAGCGGCGAGCCGACTGCCTACCCGGCCCCCAAGCGGCGGGCGGAGGCGCGCACGGTGCGCGCCGTGGCCCTGCTGGTGGGGGACGCTGAACAGGCCCTGCTGGAACAGCGGCAGGGCACGCTGCTGGGCGGCCTGTACGGACTGCCGCTGGAAGAGGTGCGCCCTGATGAGACCGGCGGTGCCGCGCTGGCCCGCCTACAGGCCCGGCTGCAGCTGAGCAGCGCGGCGCCGGCGCTGCTGGGCGAGGTGCGCCACGGCATGACCCACCGCCGGCTGGAAGTGGAGGTGTACCGCCTGGACGCGGCCCAGGCCCCCCGCCCGCTGGACCGGGTCGCGGACGCGGCCCTCTCACGGCTGGACCACAAGGCGCTGGCGCTGCTTCAGGGGCCCCAGAGACTGCTGTAA
- the lon gene encoding endopeptidase La produces MAQSESSRLPRSVPVCPVRGSVIYPGMVQHIDASRAISIAAIEAAMAGEKYILIVSQTDKDVDDPKAKDLYDFGTVCQILRVRKNPDGSLQLLVSAQERAAVKNFSWNDEAGHFVAALRVPRVTNGDAKEEQALRRELLGKFDEVAGAGRISSEAQQVAHAKDELGELADHIAFHMDFKLEDKQALLELTDVPARARRVLALLDNEQEVQEVQARIRAQVKEEIDKNQREYFLREQLKAIQRELQGGGEDGEELDEAEAFRAKIEELNLKEDVKKEIDREIGRLSRMHPDAAEAGVIRTYLTWVTELPWNKRSEDNLDIERAARVLDEDHYGLDKVKDRVLEFLAVRQLRKARAERGEISAEEVNKGPILVFTGPPGVGKTSIAQSIAQALGREYVRIALGGARDESDIRGHRRTYVGSMPGRIIQGLRSAGTKNPVMLLDEIDKLGTSYQGDPSSALLEVLDPAQNQHFTDHYLGVPFDLSEVMFIATANYPDQIPEALMDRMEVIEFSSYIEQEKLEIARRYLVPRQLEQNGLKKNQITITDPALEKLISNYTREAGVRNLEREIGTVARKVARRIALDEIKRARVTDTELERYLGKPRHTPESEATEDVIGVSTGMFYTPVGGDILFVETSVMPGKGGLVLTGQLGDVMKESARAALTYAKTHAERFHIDKARLDDSEIHIHVPAGAIPKEGPSAGGAITTSLISALTGVPARRDTAMTGEITLTGRYLPIGGLKEKVLGARRAGIKHIILPAANEPDIADIPAHLRASMEFHPCSTLDEVLDHALVGGLKALEGEQVSPAPATPKKSGKGSRSRKSEANA; encoded by the coding sequence GTGGCTCAATCCGAATCTTCCCGCCTTCCCCGCTCTGTCCCGGTTTGCCCGGTGCGCGGCAGCGTGATCTACCCCGGCATGGTGCAGCACATTGACGCCAGCCGCGCCATTTCCATTGCCGCCATAGAGGCCGCGATGGCCGGCGAAAAATACATCCTGATCGTGTCGCAGACCGACAAGGACGTGGACGACCCCAAGGCCAAGGACCTCTACGACTTCGGCACCGTCTGCCAGATTCTGCGGGTCCGCAAGAACCCCGACGGCAGCCTGCAGTTGCTGGTGTCGGCCCAGGAGAGGGCCGCCGTCAAGAATTTCAGCTGGAACGACGAAGCCGGTCATTTCGTGGCTGCCCTGCGGGTGCCGCGCGTCACCAACGGCGACGCCAAGGAAGAGCAGGCCCTGCGCCGCGAGCTGCTGGGCAAGTTCGACGAGGTGGCCGGCGCCGGCCGCATCTCCAGCGAAGCGCAGCAGGTGGCGCACGCCAAGGATGAACTGGGCGAACTGGCCGATCACATCGCCTTCCACATGGATTTCAAGCTGGAAGACAAGCAGGCCCTGCTGGAACTGACCGACGTGCCGGCCCGCGCCCGGCGGGTGCTGGCGCTGCTGGACAACGAGCAGGAAGTTCAGGAAGTGCAGGCCCGCATTCGCGCTCAGGTCAAGGAAGAAATTGACAAGAACCAGCGCGAGTACTTTCTGCGCGAGCAGCTCAAGGCCATTCAGCGCGAGCTGCAGGGCGGCGGCGAGGACGGCGAAGAGCTGGACGAAGCCGAAGCTTTCCGCGCCAAGATCGAAGAACTGAACCTCAAAGAGGACGTGAAAAAGGAAATCGACCGGGAAATCGGCCGGCTGTCGCGGATGCACCCCGATGCTGCCGAGGCCGGTGTGATCCGCACCTATCTGACCTGGGTCACCGAGCTGCCCTGGAACAAGCGCAGCGAGGACAACCTCGACATTGAACGTGCCGCCCGCGTGCTGGACGAGGACCACTACGGTCTGGACAAGGTCAAGGACCGGGTGCTGGAATTCCTGGCGGTGCGTCAGCTGCGGAAGGCACGGGCTGAGCGCGGCGAAATCAGCGCCGAGGAAGTCAACAAAGGCCCGATTCTGGTGTTCACCGGTCCTCCCGGGGTGGGCAAAACCTCTATCGCGCAGAGCATCGCGCAGGCGCTGGGCCGTGAATACGTGCGCATCGCGCTGGGCGGCGCCCGTGACGAATCGGACATTCGTGGTCACCGCCGCACCTACGTCGGCTCCATGCCGGGCCGGATCATTCAGGGCCTGCGCTCGGCCGGCACCAAGAACCCGGTGATGCTGCTCGACGAAATCGACAAGCTGGGCACCAGCTACCAGGGCGACCCTTCTAGCGCCCTGCTGGAAGTGCTGGACCCCGCGCAGAACCAGCACTTTACCGACCACTACCTGGGCGTGCCGTTCGACCTGAGCGAAGTGATGTTTATCGCCACTGCCAACTACCCCGACCAGATTCCCGAAGCCCTGATGGACCGCATGGAAGTGATCGAGTTCTCCAGCTACATCGAGCAGGAAAAGCTGGAAATTGCCCGCCGCTACCTGGTACCCCGTCAGCTGGAACAGAATGGCCTGAAGAAAAACCAGATCACCATCACTGACCCGGCGCTGGAAAAGCTGATCAGCAACTACACCCGTGAAGCCGGGGTGCGGAATCTGGAACGCGAAATCGGCACCGTGGCCCGCAAGGTGGCTCGCCGCATCGCCCTGGACGAAATCAAGCGGGCCCGCGTGACCGACACCGAACTGGAACGCTACTTGGGCAAGCCCCGCCACACCCCCGAATCCGAAGCGACCGAGGACGTCATCGGCGTCAGCACCGGCATGTTTTACACCCCGGTGGGCGGCGACATCCTGTTCGTGGAAACCAGTGTGATGCCCGGTAAGGGTGGCCTGGTCCTGACCGGGCAGCTGGGCGATGTGATGAAGGAATCGGCCCGCGCCGCACTGACCTACGCCAAGACCCACGCCGAGCGCTTCCACATTGACAAGGCCCGGCTGGACGACTCCGAAATCCACATTCACGTGCCGGCCGGGGCTATTCCCAAGGAAGGCCCCAGCGCAGGCGGAGCGATTACCACCAGCCTGATCAGCGCCCTGACCGGGGTGCCGGCCCGCCGCGATACCGCCATGACCGGTGAAATCACCCTGACCGGCCGTTACCTGCCCATCGGCGGCCTCAAGGAAAAGGTGCTGGGTGCCCGCCGCGCCGGTATCAAGCACATCATCCTGCCGGCGGCCAACGAGCCCGACATCGCCGATATCCCTGCCCACCTGCGGGCCAGCATGGAGTTCCATCCCTGCAGCACGCTGGACGAGGTGCTGGACCACGCTCTGGTGGGCGGCCTGAAGGCGCTGGAAGGCGAACAGGTTTCCCCGGCGCCGGCCACTCCCAAGAAGTCCGGTAAGGGCAGCCGCAGCCGCAAAAGTGAAGCCAACGCGTAA
- a CDS encoding YqgE/AlgH family protein, which yields MSDSAATPPLTFLVASPHLRGGFFGDALILLLEHTAEGAAGLVVNQPMETPVRELLPDAPDASGTALLGGPVQPQVGWCLYQRPVGGLDGSELRLVPGLLATTHAGTFEQVRASGQPYWLLLGYAGWSAGQLEQETREGAWLWLEEPTPDLIWQTPAEQRWQAALDRLGVDPSTVASGGAQA from the coding sequence ATGTCCGATTCTGCTGCCACTCCGCCGCTGACTTTCCTGGTGGCCAGCCCGCACTTACGCGGCGGCTTTTTTGGTGACGCCCTGATTCTGCTGCTGGAACATACTGCCGAGGGTGCCGCCGGCCTGGTGGTCAACCAGCCGATGGAGACCCCGGTGCGTGAGCTGCTGCCCGACGCGCCGGACGCCAGCGGCACTGCGCTGCTGGGCGGCCCGGTGCAGCCCCAGGTGGGCTGGTGCCTCTACCAGCGGCCGGTGGGCGGCCTGGACGGTTCCGAGCTGCGGCTGGTGCCGGGCCTGCTGGCCACCACCCACGCCGGTACCTTCGAGCAGGTGCGGGCCAGCGGACAGCCCTACTGGCTGCTGCTGGGTTACGCCGGCTGGAGCGCCGGGCAGCTGGAACAGGAAACCCGTGAGGGTGCTTGGCTGTGGCTGGAAGAACCCACCCCCGACCTGATCTGGCAGACGCCGGCCGAGCAGCGCTGGCAGGCCGCGCTGGACCGGCTGGGTGTGGACCCCAGCACGGTGGCTTCGGGCGGGGCGCAGGCCTGA
- a CDS encoding YggS family pyridoxal phosphate-dependent enzyme, translating into MSLPDILTRIRSAEARAGRPAHSARLVAVTKGHLLEEIRHKVLAHGEFPLGENRGQEVRDKVREWSETAGGAPQPRWHYIGPLQSNKVKYLERVELIHTIEDVTQAEVVAEHAQKWGHAPGVLLQVHNGEAQKHGIAPGELSSVLAGVRATGLDVRGLMVMAPYDQPAEARRIFHDTAQRAHDLGLGELSMGMSGDFEIAVEEGATLVRVGSALFE; encoded by the coding sequence ATGAGCCTGCCCGACATCTTGACCCGTATCCGCTCTGCCGAGGCCCGTGCCGGCCGCCCGGCCCACAGCGCCCGGCTGGTGGCCGTGACCAAGGGGCACCTGCTGGAAGAAATCCGGCACAAGGTGCTGGCCCACGGCGAATTTCCGCTGGGCGAGAACCGGGGCCAGGAAGTCCGCGACAAGGTGCGCGAGTGGTCCGAAACGGCGGGCGGCGCCCCGCAGCCGCGCTGGCACTACATCGGCCCGCTGCAAAGCAACAAGGTGAAATACCTGGAACGGGTCGAGCTGATTCACACCATCGAGGATGTGACGCAGGCTGAAGTGGTGGCCGAGCACGCCCAGAAGTGGGGGCACGCGCCGGGCGTGCTGCTCCAGGTCCACAACGGCGAAGCCCAGAAGCATGGTATTGCTCCGGGCGAGCTGTCCAGCGTGCTGGCGGGGGTCCGGGCCACCGGGCTGGACGTGCGCGGCCTGATGGTGATGGCCCCCTATGACCAGCCGGCCGAGGCACGCCGCATCTTTCATGACACCGCCCAGCGGGCGCACGACCTGGGCCTCGGCGAGCTGAGCATGGGTATGAGCGGCGATTTTGAGATTGCGGTGGAAGAAGGTGCCACCCTGGTGCGGGTGGGCTCGGCTCTGTTCGAGTGA